A window of the Streptomyces sp. Ag109_O5-10 genome harbors these coding sequences:
- a CDS encoding ATP synthase subunit C, producing MLAWLIVLPVLAAVLGAVRLLRRRRTRHAFRWLLATNLALLAGACAVLATALSGPAQASAQGAAGGGGVNGSALIGAAIAVAGASIGAAIAVAYTGAAALAALSERPEMFGRAMVIVGLAEGIAVYGLVVAILLIGKA from the coding sequence ATGCTCGCCTGGCTGATCGTGCTGCCGGTCCTGGCGGCGGTGCTCGGTGCCGTACGGCTGCTGCGGCGGCGCCGGACCAGACACGCGTTCCGCTGGCTCCTGGCGACGAACCTGGCTCTGCTGGCGGGCGCGTGTGCTGTCCTGGCCACGGCGCTCTCGGGCCCGGCACAAGCCTCCGCGCAGGGTGCGGCCGGGGGTGGCGGTGTCAACGGCTCCGCCCTGATCGGGGCGGCCATCGCGGTGGCGGGCGCCTCGATCGGCGCCGCCATCGCCGTCGCCTACACGGGGGCCGCCGCGCTTGCCGCGCTGAGCGAGCGCCCGGAGATGTTCGGCCGGGCCATGGTGATCGTTGGTCTGGCGGAGGGCATCGCGGTGTACGGGCTGGTGGTCGCGATCCTGTTGATCGGAAAGGCGTGA
- a CDS encoding V-type ATP synthase subunit A has product MTATSAHVLRVAGPLVEIACPASVAMHDLVLLGTARLPGEVVAVQEDTATVQAYEYTGGLAPGHPAEPQGHPLAVRLGPGLLGGVFDGLLRPLAGAGDLLRTGGPGGTPDGRTWPYTPRSVEGSRVSAGDVLGEIGAVVPLRLLVPPGLSGTVSALAGAGEYAVDAVLAAVDGHEVRMAQTWPVRRPRPVAERLPAELPLHTGQRAVDLLFPVARGSTVAVPGGFGTGKTMLLQQIAKWCDADVIVYVGCGERGNEMADVIEELAELTDPRNGGRLSERTVTIANTSNMPMMAREASVHTGATVAEYFRDMGLDVVVIADSTSRWAEALREFASRMGELPAEEGYPAGLASQLAAFYERAAAVRTLGGATGSVTVLGAVSPPGGDRTEPVTAHTERFVRCLWSLDRDLAYARHYPAVSWTDSFSRDASTLATAHARGGDPDWAGRRARVARLLAEADRLADLVELVGITALPPRERISVLAGRLLREAVIQQSALSPADAYSTPGKTAALVADTLAVVDRCLELVDSGTAADAVEAVDFTPLLRVREDAGPEETVPVAAARDTVLARLAEAAA; this is encoded by the coding sequence ATGACCGCCACGTCCGCACATGTCCTGCGGGTCGCCGGGCCTCTGGTGGAGATCGCGTGCCCGGCCTCAGTGGCCATGCACGACCTGGTGCTGCTGGGAACCGCCCGGCTGCCGGGCGAAGTGGTCGCCGTCCAGGAGGACACGGCCACCGTCCAGGCGTACGAGTACACGGGCGGCCTGGCTCCCGGGCACCCCGCCGAACCACAGGGCCACCCGCTGGCGGTACGGCTGGGCCCCGGGCTGCTCGGAGGTGTCTTCGACGGCCTGCTGCGTCCGCTGGCCGGCGCGGGCGACCTGCTGCGCACCGGCGGACCGGGCGGCACGCCGGACGGGCGCACCTGGCCGTACACGCCAAGGTCGGTCGAGGGCTCCCGGGTCTCGGCCGGTGACGTCCTCGGCGAGATCGGCGCGGTCGTGCCCCTGCGACTGCTCGTCCCGCCCGGCCTTTCGGGCACGGTGAGCGCCCTCGCCGGTGCCGGCGAGTACGCCGTCGACGCCGTGCTCGCCGCGGTGGACGGGCACGAAGTGCGCATGGCGCAGACCTGGCCGGTACGCAGACCACGCCCGGTGGCGGAGCGGCTGCCCGCCGAGCTGCCGCTGCACACCGGGCAGCGCGCCGTCGACCTGCTCTTCCCGGTGGCCCGGGGCAGCACCGTCGCCGTCCCCGGCGGATTCGGCACCGGCAAGACCATGCTGCTCCAGCAGATCGCCAAGTGGTGCGACGCCGACGTCATCGTCTACGTCGGCTGCGGAGAGCGCGGCAACGAGATGGCCGACGTCATCGAGGAGCTGGCGGAGCTGACCGACCCGCGCAACGGGGGCCGGCTGTCGGAGCGCACGGTGACGATCGCGAACACCTCCAACATGCCGATGATGGCCCGCGAGGCGAGTGTGCACACGGGGGCCACGGTCGCCGAGTACTTCCGCGACATGGGCCTCGACGTCGTCGTCATCGCCGACTCGACGTCCCGCTGGGCCGAGGCGCTGCGGGAGTTCGCCTCGCGGATGGGTGAACTCCCAGCCGAGGAGGGCTATCCGGCCGGGCTCGCCTCACAACTGGCGGCGTTCTACGAACGGGCCGCCGCCGTGCGCACGCTCGGCGGCGCCACCGGCTCGGTCACCGTGCTCGGCGCCGTCTCCCCGCCGGGCGGTGACCGCACCGAGCCGGTCACCGCCCACACCGAACGGTTCGTACGGTGCCTGTGGAGCCTGGACCGCGACCTCGCCTACGCCCGCCACTACCCGGCCGTCTCCTGGACGGACTCCTTCTCCCGGGACGCCTCCACCCTGGCCACCGCCCACGCGCGGGGCGGGGACCCGGACTGGGCGGGCCGACGGGCCCGGGTGGCGCGACTGCTCGCCGAGGCGGACCGGCTCGCCGACCTGGTCGAACTCGTCGGCATCACGGCCCTGCCCCCGCGCGAGCGGATCAGCGTGCTCGCCGGGCGGCTGCTGCGCGAGGCCGTGATCCAGCAGAGCGCGCTGTCCCCGGCAGACGCCTACAGCACGCCCGGGAAGACGGCAGCCCTGGTCGCGGACACACTGGCGGTGGTCGACCGCTGCCTGGAACTCGTGGACTCCGGGACCGCCGCGGACGCCGTGGAGGCGGTTGACTTCACCCCGTTGCTGCGTGTCCGCGAGGACGCCGGACCGGAAGAAACCGTGCCGGTGGCGGCCGCCCGCGACACGGTGCTGGCCAGGCTGGCGGAGGCAGCGGCATGA
- a CDS encoding V-type ATP synthase subunit B, producing the protein MSGPADRAGSGAPVDPAVPVGREARVDSAVPVSSVDIEYTGVRELRGPLVVLAGVRGVGWDESATITLDSGERRHGLVLEVDRDLAVVQVLEDTAGMDRGGTRVAFSGSPLHIPVGPGWLGRVCNGRGEPADGGPPVLGATRAAVGGAPINPVRREPPNEPVLTGVSAVDVLTTLVRGQKLPVFSAAGLPHLELAVQIAAQATCGGEAFAVVFAGMGLTHADAAFVRAGLAERSAARELVLLLNTADDPVIERLLTPRLALTVAESLAFTEGRHVLVVMTDMTAYAEALREVSAARGEIPARRAYPGYLYSDLASLYERCGRIRGRPGSVTVLPVLTMPAGDITHPVPDLTGYITEGQIVLSAEVHAAGVYPPVDPLASLSRLMRHGAGTGRTRADHPDVAAQLLAALARARQVRELADLIGRPALSPVDLRHLDLEDAFRQRFLAQATDENRTLDDSLDRAWDVLLTLPRSQLGMIPAELLDAHRAPQEEPP; encoded by the coding sequence ATGAGCGGGCCTGCGGACCGGGCGGGCTCCGGGGCCCCCGTGGACCCCGCCGTCCCCGTGGGCCGCGAGGCCCGCGTGGACTCCGCGGTCCCCGTGAGCTCCGTGGACATCGAGTACACCGGCGTGCGGGAGCTGCGTGGCCCGCTGGTGGTCCTGGCGGGGGTACGCGGGGTCGGCTGGGACGAGTCCGCCACGATCACCCTCGACTCGGGTGAACGACGGCACGGTCTGGTGCTGGAGGTGGACCGGGACCTCGCCGTGGTCCAGGTCCTGGAAGACACCGCCGGAATGGACCGAGGCGGCACCCGCGTCGCCTTCTCCGGCTCTCCCCTGCACATCCCTGTCGGCCCCGGGTGGCTGGGCCGGGTGTGCAACGGGCGGGGCGAACCGGCCGACGGCGGGCCGCCGGTGCTGGGCGCGACCCGGGCGGCGGTGGGCGGCGCACCGATCAACCCGGTGCGCCGGGAGCCGCCGAACGAGCCGGTGCTGACCGGCGTGAGTGCCGTGGACGTCCTCACCACCCTGGTACGCGGCCAGAAGCTCCCGGTGTTCTCCGCGGCCGGACTGCCGCACCTTGAACTGGCGGTGCAGATCGCGGCCCAGGCGACCTGCGGCGGCGAGGCGTTCGCCGTGGTCTTCGCCGGCATGGGCCTCACTCACGCCGACGCCGCGTTCGTCCGCGCCGGACTCGCGGAACGCTCGGCCGCCCGGGAACTGGTCCTGCTCCTCAACACCGCCGACGACCCGGTCATCGAGCGGCTGCTGACCCCACGGCTCGCCCTGACGGTCGCCGAATCCCTGGCGTTCACCGAGGGCCGGCACGTCCTGGTGGTGATGACGGACATGACGGCCTACGCCGAGGCGCTGCGCGAGGTGTCGGCCGCGCGGGGCGAGATCCCGGCCCGCCGGGCCTACCCGGGCTACCTCTACAGCGACCTCGCCTCCCTCTACGAGCGCTGCGGCCGGATCAGGGGCCGCCCAGGATCGGTGACCGTCCTGCCGGTGCTCACCATGCCGGCGGGCGACATCACCCACCCCGTCCCCGACCTGACCGGATACATCACGGAGGGCCAGATCGTGCTCTCCGCCGAGGTGCACGCGGCCGGTGTGTACCCGCCCGTCGACCCGCTGGCCTCGCTGTCCCGGCTGATGCGGCACGGCGCCGGAACAGGACGGACCCGGGCCGACCATCCGGACGTGGCAGCGCAGCTGCTTGCCGCGCTGGCCCGGGCCCGGCAGGTGCGGGAACTCGCCGACCTGATCGGCCGGCCCGCGCTCAGCCCGGTCGACCTGCGCCACCTGGACCTGGAGGACGCTTTCCGGCAGCGGTTCCTCGCCCAGGCCACGGACGAGAACCGGACGCTGGACGACTCCCTGGACCGGGCCTGGGACGTCCTGCTGACGCTGCCGCGCAGCCAGCTCGGCATGATCCCGGCGGAACTGCTCGACGCCCACCGCGCCCCGCAGGAGGAGCCACCGTGA
- a CDS encoding V-type ATP synthase subunit F, translating to MGTVAAIGARTSVGGLALAGVEVLVAEDPDAVRRAWRDLPGTVALVILTASAAETLGAGATGLEPGLTGPLTVVMPR from the coding sequence ATGGGGACGGTGGCCGCCATCGGGGCCCGGACCAGCGTGGGCGGGCTGGCCCTGGCCGGGGTGGAGGTGCTGGTCGCGGAGGATCCGGATGCCGTCCGCCGGGCGTGGCGGGACCTCCCCGGCACCGTCGCCCTGGTGATCCTGACCGCGTCGGCCGCCGAGACCCTCGGCGCCGGGGCCACGGGACTGGAGCCGGGCCTGACCGGGCCGCTGACGGTGGTGATGCCCCGATGA